In one Brassica oleracea var. oleracea cultivar TO1000 chromosome C9, BOL, whole genome shotgun sequence genomic region, the following are encoded:
- the LOC106317057 gene encoding basic leucine zipper 43-like — protein sequence MTPAEITGYYQYLSPEKLSIIPAEFNMLNMPTSPISSSSLNYLNDLIINNNYSLSSNGQDLMMSNNSTSDEDYHQHHQSITALDERKQRRMLSNRESARRSRMRKQRHLDELWSQVISLRNENNCLIDKLIRVSDTQDNVLKENSKLKEEVSDLRQLVSELKPNKNNSFLREFEEV from the coding sequence ATGACTCCGGCGGAAATCACCGGGTATTATCAATATCTATCGCCGGAAAAATTATCAATAATCCCGGCGGAATTCAACATGCTAAACATGCCCACATCTCCAATATCTTCCTCTTCATTAAACTACCTAAACGATCTCATCATCAACAACAACTATTCCTTATCATCCAACGGTCAAGATCTCATGATGAGCAACAACTCCACTTCTGACGAAGATTATCATCAACATCATCAGAGCATCACCGCACTCGACGAGAGGAAACAAAGGAGAATGCTTTCAAACAGAGAATCCGCGAGGAGATCTAGGATGAGGAAACAGAGACATCTTGACGAACTCTGGTCTCAGGTGATAAGTCTTCGCAACGAGAACAACTGTCTTATCGATAAGCTGATCCGCGTATCAGATACTCAAGATAACGTATTGAAAGAGAACTCTAAACTCAAAGAAGAAGTTTCTGATCTTCGACAGCTTGTATCTGAACTAAAACCCAATAAGAACAACAGTTTTCTAAGAGAGTTCGAAGAAGTTTAG